acatacatacatacatacatacatacatacatacatacatacatacatacatacatacatacatacatacatacagacagacagacagacagacagacagacagacagacagacagacagacagacagacagacatacatacatacatacatacatacatacatacatacatacatacatacatacatacatacatacatacatacatacatacatacactcactcacatCATGGCATTCTGTTATTCTATTCTGCAAACATGGCAAATTTAATAAAGCAGTAAAAAATTTCCAGTATATTTCAGTTTATTTTAATATGGGCATGCTCTCTGTTAAGTATTGAGCACATCTTAAACAAGGTTGGAAATACACATACCTGATGTTGAAAACGTCATATCTACGATGTGTGGTGCTTCAGCATAGCACGTGACAGAAAACCCAGCATCAGCGTAATATGTTGGAAGTGGGGTTATTTCATTCAGTGCAGGATAAACCTTATAACTGGTTGATTTAGTCGGCATTGGTAAACGAAACGACATTACTGTCTGCGATTTCACTGCACCACCGATGACCAAATCGCCACTGGTATTCATACCACCTGtggaatgatgatgatgatgatgatgatgatgatgatgatgatgatgatgatgatgatgatgatgatgatgatgatgatgatgatgatgatgatgatggtgatgatgtgtgtgtgtgtgtgtgtgtgtgtgtgtgtatgtgtgtgtgtgtgtgtgtgtgtgtgtgtgtgtgtaacatcATAAAACACTACCATATACATATCTTCAATGACATTGACATGACGAAGTTTCAAACTACATATCGAGTTACAAAGCGAAAACGGCATATGGACTTTACAACAATTTGAAACAAAGTACTTTGTCCACTTACTAGACTTGACAATTAGGTATGGTTGGTGTACACCATCTTGTCTGAAGATATCACGAAGGCTGCCACCAGTGATATCAACATCCAGTTGCCAcgttttattgtttttgttcatttcaatgGCGAGCGGCCGAACACTAAGTACGTGAATTGTGgctgaaaaattaaaaaattgacACGTGTCTTTGAGGAACAGTatactctatatatatatatatatatatatatatatatatatatatatatatatatatatatatatatatatatatatatatatatatatatatatatatatatatatatatatatatataggcatTCTATATTTGATTTATTAAAGTTTTCATCTAGTAATAGCTATCCAAGTAGGCTGTCAAACGGAATAATGTCTTATTATGGTACTTACCTCTGTAAACGACCAAGCGGACTGTCAAACGGAATGATGTCTTGCCATGGTACTTACCTATGTAAGCGAACAGGTAGGCTGTCAAACGGAATGATGTCTACCATGTTACTTATATACCTGTGTAAACGCCCAGGTGGGCTGTCAAACAGAATGATACCTTACAATGGTACTTACCTCTGTAAACGACCAGGTGGGCTGTCAAACGGGATGGTGTCTGTCCGTTACGTTCAATTGCTACCTCGTAATCTCCTGAAAGAGAAATGTTTAAAGTACTATTAATATTCgtcatatttgtattatatgtataatttcgTCAGACTCTATCCTCGGTATATGGCGCATCTTActtttgtgtgtctgtgtcactgCGGGTACTTGCAAATAAACGCAGGCAACATAAATGACTAGATACGTACATGGCATTAGTTAGAGTCAATCAACCTACCTGGAGGTAAGTGTGCGTTACATTGTACATACGTGTGGTTTAGTCCATTCTGTGCGGGTTCTTTAATGAAACTGTTGTCTtcacgaacaaacaaacattgcagattatcattattatcgAATCCAGCTCCAAACAGAGTTATATTCTGAAAATGTGTGAGAAATAATATACGTtaggattgattgattgatttagcaCTGTCATTGTAATTGTTGTTACTATTTACATATAAAACTAATAACCACGTTACCATAGTAAcctttaaatacatttttgacaaaTCTGATACTCATGAAAAGCGGCGGGGCGTACATGTAACTTCAATGTCAACATTACATAGTTTGACAGAAATGGTTATGTTGTTCGTTCGTACCTTAAATTTGGTTACCATGCTTAACATTGCATGGCACGgtcgtacatacatacatacatacatacatacatacatacatacatacatacatacatacatacatacatacatacatacatatactttgtatacattacatttacaccATAATCAATCACTGTGATATTTAATACTTAGAAGAAAGACAAAACTCATTGTCATTATAGTAAGTTATATTAACTGTGACATGTACCTGTTGCTTGTTGGCTGGTATGATACTAGGATGTACTCTGTCAACACCAAAACACGTGGTACCATCACCATTGCATACTCCACAAAGATCTTTTATTCTTCCACTAATCAATATAAAAATGACGCCAAAGTTTAGATATAAAACAAGTACAATATACTCAGTCATGTGTTTTTTATGTTTgtgatttaatttatttatatgtaaatatattcttCCTATTTCGGTTTCAAAATGAGAGAAAATTGGGGAGAGAATTCGAAATAAACAATtgaccaaaatgaaaaaaatgtcaaatatatgAGCGGGTTATaatgggtatatatatatatatatatatatatatatatatatatatatatatatatatatatatatatatatatatatatatatatatatatatatatatatatatatatatatatatatatatatatatatatatattaggtgGTTAGTTGAAGTCTAACCTGTTGGGGACACCGTCACATCCATAACATGCCATGACGTCATCGTTAGTGTTATTAACACAGATACCACATGGACCTATACCAAAGGTGTTGGTCTTGTTGGTACTTCCGCCTACACAAACACCACATTTATTGAGATGTGCGAGTGGTAAACCTAGTGAAGAAGAGTAATATGGTGAAAGGTTGAGTATCTTAGAGCACGACCGTTGTCTGCCAAGCATATAGTAGAACTGTGTAAGCGCAAACAAACATGTTACTTACTAACAGGTTGGTGAATGGAGCTAGTAATTGTAAATGTAAACGAATAAAATGTCATGGAAACCAAAATGACGCAATTCCTAGGTGGGCTCATCCTCAACTTACCAGCgaattttcttttcttgttaTATAGTATTATGTATTGCAGTGCATTGCTAACaattacatatgtattatatgtatgtctaAAATTTCAATCTGTAATATGGATGTGTTGTTGTAATTCAGAATATATGGGACATTCAAATATTTCGTTTACTCATTAAAGTGTGCTTTATAATTACAAATTGTGACAGTCTAGTAATTATAGGTGTGGTAGTtgtgggagagagagagagagagagagagagagagagagagagagagagagagagagagagagagagagagagagagagagagagagagagagagagagagagagagagagagagagagagagagagaagaagaagaagaagaaaacaaCCACACGTATAGTTAATACTagattaaatattaaattatgctATGATTATGTCGAAAATCTGAGCGAAGATTCTAGGCTTGCTTCAAGGAACCAGTTGTCGTGAATTGTGATTTACAAAGTTGAAACAGGACAAAGCATGAACACGGCAAGGTGTACTTATATTAAACATTGGGATAACTTTATTGTTTACAGTGTCTATTCCTCTTATACCTTCAACATGTAAAGAGTGCATCTACCTGGCGTAACACACTGTCCAGTGCAATCCAGGTATcgactgccctctagtggcaatGGTGGTTCACAGAGCCCACACGCATCTACCATTGCATCCCCATCACACTGACCATTGCAATCAATACGATCTTGATTCAGGTTTTCAATCAAATCAGTGTTTCCACCTTGTAGgttacaaataaaaaagatattAGTGCAATATGTGTCATATCTTGACaccaaaagaaaaataaagGGTTGTCTGTGATTGATTGTTTCTCCAAAGCTGCCATGGGGCGTATGTATGCTGTATTTGACGTCAGACCATAGGGACACGTTGTAATTCTTTAGATTCTGTAGACAACAACAACCTAAGAAATGTTACGTGTTTCTGTGGTTCAGACTTTCTACGGGATTCCTAGTTTAGTAAAATCATGTGTGTGATTTCAATTTTTCACTCGTGGGTTCGATGTATGTGGATTTGTGTTATTTGTGACACACCACCCCAGAGAATAACGACTGGGGTGAGGATATAGTCCTATCAAATAAACAGCATATGTATAACAGTAATGAACGTGCGCATAacgtttattacaaatatttatctcACAAAAATCTTAGTAATTCTTTTATTACAAGTTTATTTGCGAGTGCACAGACAAATGGAAAAACATTAATTTGTCCGTGATCTGTGGACTTTTGCGATCGTAAAACCAGAGTAATTTTTTCTTGTTCACATTGTTATCGACCGAATACGTCAATACCATAATAAATGTACCTATATTTGCACGTGTCACTAAAACATGTCATTGTCCGAGTGACTGTGGGTGAAATATATATATCGCGAATACAATAGCAGTACTCACCAACGCACTCGCCACATACATCAACAATTGCGTTGCCATGACAATCACCATGACAGTCCCACGGTATCTGataattgttgtttgttgtaCATATTCCACATCTATCTTTGCCTTTATCATCATTTAATTCAGTATTTCCACCTACACAGTATCCACAGTCGTTGACAAATGCATCACCGTTACACACCCCGGCACAATCCATACGAAAGTGTCCGCCACACGTACCAGCGCAGTCTACGGGTCCATTACACGGTGCTGAAAAGAACACCATAGCAACGATAACGAATTACGTAGCAACGATAACGGAATTCATATGTGACATCAATATGTGAGAGACACTATCCTGGTGTCAAAATAATCAACAGgacaacacaacaaaaataaagGTGAACCGGAAAATGGCACTATATTTGATTATTACGTTCGGAGACAATAAAAGAACATTTTAGGAGACTGCAGTGGTAATGACTGGCAACAGGTTGGAAATAGTAGATGAATATAAACGATATAATGGACGACAGTTTAAAAACTGAATATATATCAGCGAGATGCATGATAGCTGGGgataatgttattgttttttagatacaattttttttaccaccaccaccaccaccaccaccaccaccaccaccaccaccaccaccaccaccaccaccaccaccaccaccaccactaccagcttactaccataccatatcaacaacaacaacaacaacaacaacaacaacaacaacaacaatatcaacTTTATTAGCTAGCGGCAGCAGAGCAATTCCTTGACCAAACTGTGAACACGATACAAGATCAGAAGAATcgtgacaaaaaaaaaccagtaaCTCTGATGATATATAAAACGATAACTAATAATTTAAGGCTGGGTTAATATAATCGTGTTTACCAAAAATAAATAAGGCTCAAAAAGTACTACTGATACAGTCATATGGGTATTGACTATGAACACTTGCTTAAACGTCTATTTAAACAATTTACAACTTGTCACTTCTAACATCGACGTCATAATACGTATTCATGCCATGTAATTCTGCTCAATTCTTGGTTTCTTGTTTGGACATGGCGTAAGTTGTGAGAGTCATGAAGTAAGTCTGCATTTCGATTTGCTCAATACATCTATAAGATTTTTAAGGCACGTTAAGGCTAAAACGTTGCTAGTTGCTGTGAACCTTTGTTAAAGTTATCATAATTCTTCACATGTCTGTATGAAATGGGTGATCTTAAGCGATGGAATCAAATGATAAGATAATGTGATGTACGTATACATGAATACAAACCCTGATCATTGTTGTCTGCACTTAAACACtggaataaaatgaaatacaaacctTTGTCGTTGCTGAGTACAAACACTGGAATGAAGACAGCGAGAATCAATACTTCCATCTTtactatattacatacatgtctTGCTATGTTCCGCACAACAAACCCACACATACACGTTGTGATATACATCAGACATGATGTCAATATGTTAATTTGACGATGAGATCATGGTAACATATGCTGCAAATAGTACTACTTatggtaatacatttaatagTACTGCTTATGTATGTTGCCAATAACTTACAAGTGACGTTTACTGGGGCAGGGGACACTCGAAAATATACcgtaatatatatacacatacagaggGGCACTGGATAGAAGGAGGCAAGTCAGGGGTTCGTGTGTTTGTTTCTGCTTCtctattaaaggggcacaagctgagtttataacctacattttgtattatgaaaatatgtacataaaaccttgattaaactattctagtataatgttaatatcgATGGATGCCTTCTATATGTCCTTACATTTGCCTTCTAATTTTGATAGAACAGTCGATTGCCTAGTATGGATTCCGCAACATTTTTTGGTACGTCTCaacaattacgtcatcggatcgtttataaattatatcctaatgccaggtttgagttcagtcaatgaTAGTTACGTTTGCTTCAGGAAGCAGAATGCTACAACAAGTGAGCATTATCTCGCCCGCAACTTAGCTTGCACCCCTCTTTAATCATTTGCTCTTTGTGGtgcaagttgagtttatacGATTTTTCAATCGGGattaaatactagtactagCAATTTTCTGTCAAGTCACTGTGTaaaccacaggggcgtgtaatatttcatagattgttgttttcttattgcttagaatgccgttttcttaggaaaatatcgtacgaatcttgcttctacaaatgtatcaatctctatactactaagaaatattagtctcttccctttacatgtaggaatatatattaatcaaaatgttgttatatttagtctgtagacctggaaaacaacaatctatgaaatatgtGGTGTAAACGAAATAATCGCAAAACAAGAAGAAAAGCACAGTACATTTTGTacgaaataaaatgacattttacctGAGAGGGCGCTGTAGTGCAGTATTGTTATTGTTGCCACCATTTTGAAATAGTCGTACTGGTATTCTGCTTTATTTACAACACTTATCCAAGGAATCCTTGTCGAACATACCAGTCTGATATCTGGCATCTTGCACGTTGATCATTGAATACTTGACGTACACATCTGCTACGATATTTTGCAAAGATGGTAAGTTTGAGACTTGTTTTTACATAGATTGCAGACGGAATGTTAGATAGTATTCTGAATAAGAAAACAGCTATGTCATGTCAAGTCAGCACGACAATGTAATGAGCGCTTGGGTGTAGATTTTCCCAAATGGGAAAAAAGTCGAACTATATGACCGAAATTTACGCAATGTAAAACACTGCACTCTTTTCACAAGTCTTTATATTATAGTTATACCGTAAATAGATAACTGACGTAAATTCGCTAGaaactacatacacacatacagacagacagacagacgtacatgtatacaatacaatacatacacacgcacatacatacatacatacataatcctgcttgcagacagtgtTACCTGTACAGGATGCGACAATGTGAATGTCCCTTAAGAGAGGGACAATTTCAGAGTCGAGCACACTTAATTAATGACAAATCAAATTCTGATGTTACAGGCTAAGCAAGGGAAATATATTTACCATGGTTCCAACAAAATTACAGTGATGCATGATATGTGGGTATGGAAATTGGTGCAAATTTTACCTAATTCCCTTGTCTACTATTGGAGTTCtgaaaatgtagaaaaatactGGTACATACAGTAACATTGCTGTTGTAGATATGTTTGAGGTTGTAGGATTATATATCACATGACTATTGTAGAGtttgaccatggaagtatcacccacatCGCTTATAAATTCCACGACTTTTTCTATAATTTCTTTTTACAGTCTATTATGTCATATAACGGTGCGGCCATTGTGGCCATGAAGGGGAAAGACTGTGTTGCCATAGCAGCTGACAGAAGGTTTGGTATTCAAGCTCAGATGGTGTCAATGGATTTTCAAAAGATCTTTGAAATGTCACCACAACTGTTTTTGGGTTTGCCTGGATTAGGAACCGATGTACAGACAGTGTAAGCATACTATTTACGTCAAcgacttgaaatattttgtattttcataattagatgtcattccccaatattattcttggttcagccaaggaaaatacgagtgaccttaAGGGGCTTTATCACTGTGAGTCatagacgagtagtgataaGCCTTAGgccacaagtattttctggctgaagacaaatattcatattttgaacacagcagaaccagtgacatgtgttgtcttgacatagaatgaccagagtatatattccatatttttttgttcaaaatggctcatgcatggtGTAATGGTTATCatatcttgtattgtattttcacaATGCTTACATCTtgtattgttttaatataattacaataCTTGCatatcttgtattgtattttatcacaatacatgtatattatatcttGTATGTTCACAGTTCTTGtcatatgtattgtattgtcacAATGCTTACATCTGGTATTGTATTTTCATAGTTTATCATATCTGGTATTGTATTTTCACAATGTTTATCatatcttgtattgtattttcacaATGTTTATCATATCTTGTATTCTATTTTCACAATGTTTATCatatcttgtattgtattttcacaGATCCAATAGGCTTAAGTTCAGGTTGAATTTATACACACTTCGTGAAAACAGACAAATTAAACCTAAAACCTTTATGAGCATGGTGTCCAATCTTTTATATGAAAGGAGGTAAGTTGAACAACTAATTATAGTGTACCAGGATATTTAGATGTGATTTGTCAACTCGCAATCATGTGCCATGCTAAAATTATGACAGTACCCGGTTGACGTGTATCTAATTCTAAGTAGCCCTGAATAGGAACAACATATACTGATATGTGACAGCCAATCAATGTTCTTTGTAACTAtgcacagtgtttttgctaagtttagggaaccccggtaacagaaggggggggggggtataataaaactggcatagtttcctgtacattgtaccataatattggtggggaaccctggtaaaatgacaggggaactcaagTAGAtattacctgcttactgccctgCTTAGGGATATAGCTAACAGACACAGTAATAGACACAGTGCTGTATTATTGCATATATTCTTTGTCTATTTCTAGGTTTGGTCCATACTTTGTAGAACCAATCATAGCAGGCTTAGATCCCACAACGTCAGAACCATTTATATGCTCACTAGATCTAATAGGTTGTCCAATGGAACCAGAAGACTTTGTTGTGGCGGGCACTAGTTCTGAACAGTTATACGGCATGTGCGAATCGCTATGGCGACCTGATATGGTGAGTTTACGGTTTATATATTTCTCAATGCATCTGTTTTGAATCTATACCTTGTATTgaaaatgttaatgtttttgattttcactGTTATTCTTCTATTATAACATATGCCATCAAATTCTAAAGTTAGGTTATTGACAGCAATAATCGTATTTGGgcaattcaaaattcaaattatcttaaattatcaaacatttaaaatttCTGTTTCTGACTTCATTTTGTCCCTTGAAAACACTAATATGATTTAGTGTGTTTCTTACAGTCATTATCCTGCAACTTTTTAACCAGTCACATAGCTCCTTGTATACTTGTAAAACCAGTACCCTTTAAACCAGTCATAGAGCTTCTTTTATACAGTAAAATTCACTGTCATTATTTCAGCCACTCACAGTGCTCctctttgtacatgtagcagAAATAAGCAGTACCATTGTTTTATCCAATCACAGTGCTCCTTTTATAACAGAAAATAATTGCCATAGTTGTAA
This region of Glandiceps talaboti chromosome 4, keGlaTala1.1, whole genome shotgun sequence genomic DNA includes:
- the LOC144433858 gene encoding proteasome subunit beta type-3-like, producing MSIMSYNGAAIVAMKGKDCVAIAADRRFGIQAQMVSMDFQKIFEMSPQLFLGLPGLGTDVQTVSNRLKFRLNLYTLRENRQIKPKTFMSMVSNLLYERRFGPYFVEPIIAGLDPTTSEPFICSLDLIGCPMEPEDFVVAGTSSEQLYGMCESLWRPDMESDELFECISQSLLNAVDRDALAGWGAVVHIIEKGKVTTRTLKARMD